Part of the Woronichinia naegeliana WA131 genome, TTTTTGCGATCGCTGCGACAGGAACAACGGGGCGGCTTAAATCATGCCTGGGTAAGTTTCTTTACGTTTACGCCCAGGGTAGGAGCCAGCATTTTTGAGCAATGGGCCAATCAGTTACCCAATTTAACCTGGATTAAAGATCAGGTTCCTCTGGAGGTTTTACGTCAGGGCGATCGCGTTACAGGAGTTCGTTTTGCCGACTATCAGATTGCAGCCTGTATTACCTTGGATGGTACAGAATTGGGGGATTTATTAGCCATGGGTGATATTCCTCACCGTTGGAGTTGGGAATGGCAAGCGGAATTTGATGAACCTTCGGCCCCCATTAAACCGAATGTAGTCAGCAATCGCTATCCAGTACAATCTCCCACCTGGGTATTTTTGATGCAGGATTACGGCGATCAACCTGCCCCCAAAATTTCTCCTTTACCTGGCTATGATCCGACCCTTTTTAAGGATGCTTGGAAAAACTATGGAGTAGAGCGGTTTTTAACCTACGGACGTTTACCGAATCAGCAATATATGTTGAACTGGCCCATTTTTGGCAATGATTACGGCCATGATTTGAATCGGTTAATTGGCACACCCGCAGAGAAGCAAGCCTTTTTACAAGAAGCCTATGAACATAGTTATCATTTTGCCTATTTTTTGCAACAGGAGACGGGTAAAAATTTGGGGTTGGCTCTAGATGCCTTTCCAGCCATTAATAATCGTTCTACGGCCTTTGCTCTCCATCCCTACTATCGTGAAAGTCGCCGTTTACGAGGTCAAGTCACGATTACAGAAAGGATGATTTTACCTCAAGCCGGTGGTGTAGTTGCTCCCTTACCGCTCTATCAAGATCAGGTTTCTAGTATTGCTGTTGGTAATTATCCCAATGATCACCATTATCCAGGGTTTGAATTTCCCCTCGCGCCTAAATCCCTACGTTGGGGCGGATATTGGACAGGAA contains:
- a CDS encoding FAD-dependent oxidoreductase, coding for MPSYLKTDLLVVGGGTGGTAAAIQAARRGVKTILVSETPWLGGMLTSAGVAAPDGSELAAWQTGLWGAFLRSLRQEQRGGLNHAWVSFFTFTPRVGASIFEQWANQLPNLTWIKDQVPLEVLRQGDRVTGVRFADYQIAACITLDGTELGDLLAMGDIPHRWSWEWQAEFDEPSAPIKPNVVSNRYPVQSPTWVFLMQDYGDQPAPKISPLPGYDPTLFKDAWKNYGVERFLTYGRLPNQQYMLNWPIFGNDYGHDLNRLIGTPAEKQAFLQEAYEHSYHFAYFLQQETGKNLGLALDAFPAINNRSTAFALHPYYRESRRLRGQVTITERMILPQAGGVVAPLPLYQDQVSSIAVGNYPNDHHYPGFEFPLAPKSLRWGGYWTGTPFAIPYQSLVPEKIQGFLVCEKNISVSHMANGSTRLQPLVMNIGQVAGMAAALCIEQNCEPEALSVRSLQEALLTDSLAPAAVIPCFNLPPDHPEWLTWQRYYLDHPQDYPLDGNCPSVSQPYQFQGSEVYEGIFEKINEQEYHFHVNLEPTVTWQLVTTRPEINAQFQQLETGTKLTLSGDYNESENWFIVY